ccgtctcacagataaagattcgtgagaccgtctcataataGACTTACTCTTAAAGTTATTAAACTGAGCAAAAGCCAAAGAAAAATTTGGTCTAATAAACACTGAAAAACTGATTTTGTTTTTGTAAACTCGCTTATTATCTTTAATCGTGAAATTTGTGTTTGTTTGGATTGAACCAAACTATAAATTATATGTCATTAATTAGCAGCGAGGGACAACACAAGAAACCATCAAGTCAAAGTTGAGGCCAAgtcaatatttatttattcaacaatataatttttttttaaaaaaagtcaattgattttaaatttagTAACTTTTCTATATTCAAGTCAACATTTGGATTTATTAAAGTGTTGAGTATTTCAATATGTAAATTAAATCGAAAGAGTACCATTGAAAACGAAATTGAAaagaatataaatatttataaatcacCATGTTAttcatacatatacatatatatatatatatatatatatatgtataaatatatttatttatttatctattcatatatattttgtcGTCTCTTTTCACAAACCAAACgatacatattatattttaaatgatatttcaaCATTTAGTTTAAGCTATCTTAGGAAAACATAAAGTTTTATTTAAATGATAGGAAACGAGAATTGGTTAAAAAATatgacatttttatttaaatatattgggTTATTTACTATGCACagacaaaaattaattaatctttATTCTTCCAACAATTGATTTATTGTGAAaccaaaataatttattaatttgttatTGCATGAAACAACATCATCGGGTTAAACAGAAATTAACATAAAATATTGGGGCAAAAGTTAATATTATCATCTTCAGGAAAAAGTATTCAAAATTATCCGACTTTTTCCTTTTCCATTCTACACTTGCACAGCCTTCAATAGTTCAATTGCAATGCGAGTGCAAGCAATCTACAAGAGTTTTGACTTTGTTTTTGATTTTTGTCCTTTCAAATCTCTTGCTTAAGCCCTCAAGAATTCAGACATTTCCCATGTTTATAGAGGCTTGAAAATCTTCTCTGAATTAattaaagaaagaaaaatatggACATTCCTGAAGATTTTAGATGTCCCATTTCAACGGAGCTCATGAAAGATCCTGTAACGATCTCTACAGGCGTCAGCTACGAGCGTAAAAACATCGAAAAATGGTTTTACGTTTACAAGAAAACGACATGTCCTGCAACTATGCAGATGGTCGAGGTTTTTGACGTGACTCCaaatcataatctcaagaacttGATATGTGCATGGTGTATCTCAAAAGGATATCAGAGACCTGGTTTTATTGGGTCTGTTTCGAGTAAACACGATGAATTGGTCTCGATTCTTGGAACGATTGACTCGACACCGTTTAAGGTAAGTTGTTTGCGAAAACTCGGGGATATTCTTGAAATGAGTGATGAGTTTAAGGAAGATTTCAAGGCATCAGGAGGAGTCGAGGCTCTTGTGAAGATAATCACACAGATTTTAGCCGAATCTTTGGATTTCGCAGCGTTCCGAGCTTGTGAGGAGGCTCTAGGAGTTTTGAATCAGGTTCCATTTTCAGAAGAAGATGAGAGGGTCCTTCATATCTTGATGAGACCTGAGTGCATGAAATCCTTGGCGATCATGCTTCAGAGAGGCAGTTCAGAAGCAAGATTTTGCACGATTTCAGTGTTACAAAAGATTTCAAGATCAGATTATCAATGGAATGTTCATCTTGCAGAAGAAAATGGGGTCGATTTCTTTAAAACATTGTTAGACATTTTATCTGATGAAAATTGTACTAAAGCAAGTTCTTGTTCTTTGCAAGTGTTGGTAGAAATCTTGGATTCGTCAAAAAAAGCCAGGTTAAAATCCATCGAAGCTGGAGCGATTTGTACACTGGTCGAACTTCTCCCGGATTCAAACAGATGGAAATGtgagaaaattatgtatttgatgaagTTAATGTGCGAATGTGCGGAAGGGAGATTGGCTCTTGTTGAACATGGAATGGGGATTGCTGCTGTTTCGAAGAAGATGATGAATGTGTCGAATCTTGTTACTAAAATTGGTGTGAAGATTTTTTGGTTGATCTTAAATTATCATGCGAGTGAAAGGGTTTTGGAAGAAATATTGGTTTGTGGGGCGGTGGGAAGATTGGTGTCGCTGCTACAAATGGACGGCGGTGTTGGTGGGCCGACCACGGAAAGGGTGGTGAAAATCTTGCAGTTGCACGGCGGAAGGTGGCGGCGTTATCCTTGTTTTCCTATTGAGTTCAAGAAATTACATTGGTGTTAAAGCGAAAATTTTCATTATcatcatcattattattatcataatatcattATCATTATCAAAATGAAATGTAGTAGTATTTTTAAAGTTGGAAATGTGGAATATGTCAAATTTCACTTATATAGTTGGTCGATCTTTTTGCCCCTGTGATCATAGTGTTTTGATATTGTGAACTTTGTAACGACATAATTCATCGTActaaatcattaagaatttgacGAGAAAATTTAAGCGAAAGCGTATCTGAAGCCATATTTCTGAATTCTTTAGAACGTACATTGTGTTAATAGAATTAGTTTCATATTAACACGCTTTTAGTAGTACGTTTTCTTCCTATTTTTAGTTTAGTGTAAATAGTTCCCTTTCTTTTTTTGGACATAATTTTGGTAGTTCATTCTTCATACTGTAAGCTGAGCAATGAAGTTTATCCCAATTATGAGAAAAGTTCTTATGAGATTTAACATGATATCAGAGCTCAGGTTCCAGCGTTATGTGTTGGACCGTtggttctgcccataattgggtcatttgtaaactccacgctccagatgttcattcctgggtgcgagaggggtgtgttaattgtcccacatcggttggataaataacatgggagttgtatatataagcttggacaatcctcccccttgagctagcttttggggttgagttaggtccaagttccaatcttaacatattgatcttccagatctacgcgctctttatttgaaaaaatcCTTTAGTTTCTcttcaaaattattttcttaTTAGGAAGAGAGAATAGTGAATGTGATAACGCGAGATCTGAGTACCATGACCCATATATAGATAATGTTTATCATTATCTTCTAATATTTCTGTTTTAGTTcatcataaaaacagaaattatACTTATGTTTATACGCATTAAAGGCTCACACTTTATTGGATACATTAAAGCCCAACAACTCGAAACTTTAGTTGATCACTTTATTTTGAGCTTAACTTAACAAACAACCCACAATACATAATTATTCTCATATAAtctcatataaataaaattgatccaACATTGTTTTCATACATCTATCTATACACATGatctgaaaggggatcgattacggtgaccggaagcacaacggaagtttaaaatttttgattttCATAAGAAATTTCAGCCACCTTGatttaatgtgtagcaaataccataaacacaaaatgacattcatagtgtgttaagaaatgtacctatcaatcacaaggattgatgtatggctccaactaaggtgtaaacaccttagctcttcaatggtagaaactatcttaaagcttcctttgagcactccttgctcaactactaagcccaccaccaactaggtagatcccctcttaatttgcactagaaaactaagaggatGTTTCAATGAGAATTCTTTTCTTTCCTCagcacttgaagaagaaaaatgaagaaaaacttggagaaaattttttttgtgaatattTCGGCCATGCTTGTTGTGGaatggggaagggagacttgtcttggacttgcaaaaagcaaaaggcaaaagtagcatgccaagccttgatatttgaaaaagttgtctccaactcttcacctcccatgcatgcatatattatatggtttttaacaaattaaaaacacatggacttaatttaattatctcaaacattttttagattaattaaacattacttgaatttactcaagtccactagttaaataatttatttaaattgagctctacaagactcaatataatttaattaattcaacacttgatttaatttaattatttgaactctactaggtccactagtgtttaattaattcaacacttgaattaatttaatttagtccataataatgttttgaaaatcacaattttcaaataaattattcaattggccaacttttaatttaggaacacattcataaattaaaatttacatttctctcatagaagtcatacttctatttttctttacgcttataaactcatttataagccgttcaacacattgaactaatttctcctttatagaagtcatacttctaattttccttacgcttataaactcctttataagccgttcaacacattgaactatttctcttctcaacgggatctagaaagctagtacttgtgtggccctcaattgttcattgatacaactagccgtgggttcacatctccatgtgattcggactaaacatgtccttatatgagcataccccaattgctccattcttatttatcaactccttgataataagaacgtcagaactcaagtctgatagtacccaaccaatcatgttaaacgcctagcagcatcgcttacatgattcctaggtatcaaatgatagtgcctgcaagaaccgttcaattatggttagcgtacagtatgatcctttcaactcatatatcccgatcgattcgacaaccattggtttatcaagagttgtcaatgaatcgatactgtgtgtcatgtcgtagttgcatcgatgatgtaatctattaaacccctttcataattaccaccatactctgatcagagatttcaacctacatacacatgataacacataggatatccatacccgaaggtaagcggtgaatccccgactacaatgcatcgactcctatatgttttgacagaacacccaaccttgccacctgatgaccccatgagagtcggtaaacaagtcaaagtgtaattctagcacatagagtctcaatgttgtcccgagtcataaggactaatggtgtacaaccataaactaggacttttccactcgataagtgagaaccacttggaaagtccttttatgaagggttgttcagtgcactctacaaggagcacctatctgcatgttcggacatcacaatgtcccctaccaatgaaacatggtactcacatcgcagattaTGTCTcaaactctagcggcctatatccttcttagcggcggctgaatcgactaggaactgtttagaatatacattattccaaatatgagtttcatgatactaaTCATATGAGcgtctcatattctttctactatttgtatattcaagggctttatctatgcaactagcatgggtatacagataaagatttgccaaaacaataatttcaaatattattaaaataaagattgcttatacatagagtttcattgtgaacactcgaccaacacttagctcgacggacacctactctaacatgatCTATATTCTATAAATAATGGAAGAGATATTAAGAATGTAAATGGGTCGAATTAAATCTTACCTCATATTAAACCCACATCGACTGGGTGTAAATCCGATCAAAAGGTTCTAAAAGCATGTCCGAACGGGTGAAAAGTTTTAATAAATACGTCTTCatacatataataaattaataatttatttattatattgaattatttatttatttttttatgataaatTACCATTTTATCTTCTTaataatcaataaaattatgtataaacgataatattataatttaaattcaataattcGATTGAAATAAGATAAATAATTAGTatatgaataaataatatgactaattaaacatatatGAGAAAAGACAAGATAAATTATTAAAGGATTAATTATGTATAACTTCAAATTGTGCCTTTAATATACTTTGATCACTTTATATAAGttgctcatatttacaataataaatcatacttttgacataaaaataaatattttttcataaatgtcCTAAATAGAAATTTTGTCTCACAATAGATTTTCTGTTATATAAGAAAGCGATATACTAATTACATCTAATTTACAATACAGATCTATAAATTGATCAATTAGAAAAGTAGATAattgttaaattttttaatttaattatcattaCATTTTGCGGTATGGATTGAGGGCGATAGTAAACGGTGAGAGTGATACTTTCTACTAATATTTCATTGGTAAATATTGGATTGAGATCTTCTGCTGTGGGTTTCCCCACAGCAGCGGATACTAtgcattaataaaaaaattaatttttttttaaaatttatttttaatattttaattattttaaaatcaaaattatattttttatattaaaatatgtgattaataatccaatttaaagttataaatttaatttttggttaCAAATATATGTTGTGGGGGTAAAATGACGTGTCTCTTATTACTTTTTCTTTTACAATTATTTcaactagttttttttttaaaaaaattaataaatttttttttttttacaaatatgtGATTCCGAACGAACGAGAAAAAACGACGgtatattcaatttttttaaaatattatagttcTTTTTTAACTtgtgaattttttatttaaaacttaaaattttattaatcatatatttgtaacaaaaataaaattaacgtctaaatacatgaaatatatatattttttagagATATAAGAAATAATCcaagtaaaaaaaattcaaaaaatttaaaaatgttgAACATAtcgaataattaaaaataataccaCAAAATTGACACGATATAAAAAGAAATTTATATTGTATAATTTTTCTTGTTCAAACgcttagtttttttaaaatttttttttaaaaattgggtTATTTCTTAAATCTCTAAgaaaggaaaaaatattttttgtatttaaaactttaaaaggaaggagaaaaattaacaatgcaaaaaaggagaaaatagttttttgcaaaataattaaaatataaaaaaaccaataagattattatttttattacaaatatgtgattaataaaattttaacttttaaataaaaaattaacaagataaaaaaaaacaacatagtttttttaaaagatctataatattaaaaaaatttgaatgtaCCGTCGTTTTTTCTTGTTCGTTCGGA
This region of Primulina eburnea isolate SZY01 chromosome 14, ASM2296580v1, whole genome shotgun sequence genomic DNA includes:
- the LOC140812046 gene encoding E3 ubiquitin-protein ligase PUB23-like; translated protein: MDIPEDFRCPISTELMKDPVTISTGVSYERKNIEKWFYVYKKTTCPATMQMVEVFDVTPNHNLKNLICAWCISKGYQRPGFIGSVSSKHDELVSILGTIDSTPFKVSCLRKLGDILEMSDEFKEDFKASGGVEALVKIITQILAESLDFAAFRACEEALGVLNQVPFSEEDERVLHILMRPECMKSLAIMLQRGSSEARFCTISVLQKISRSDYQWNVHLAEENGVDFFKTLLDILSDENCTKASSCSLQVLVEILDSSKKARLKSIEAGAICTLVELLPDSNRWKCEKIMYLMKLMCECAEGRLALVEHGMGIAAVSKKMMNVSNLVTKIGVKIFWLILNYHASERVLEEILVCGAVGRLVSLLQMDGGVGGPTTERVVKILQLHGGRWRRYPCFPIEFKKLHWC